Proteins encoded by one window of Gemmatimonadota bacterium:
- a CDS encoding pitrilysin family protein, whose protein sequence is MRYRIPSTIAGAILVVLAATMPVMAQAPVDRSKPPELGPPPALHIPPVVVRELANGLKLMVVERHNLPVADFVLVIPSGATANPADRAGAADLVANMLTEGTTSRSALQIADQTAYLGISLFSSSGWDATTVRLSTPTAQLDSALALFADVALHPSFPPTEFARVKQERLTALLQLKDRGPAIANLVYPTLLYGKDNPYGRSVVGTDASVGAMTVTDLSTFYHHHFAPNGATLVAVGDVTPAEVEQKVSALFSGWARETVPTTDVGAGLPALATTIYLIDKPGAAQSSFRIGSVGVARSTADYFPIQVMNTALGGSFTSRLNQVLREDKGYTYGASSRFDMRKHGGLFVASAEIVSAKSDSALVDFMQQLKAIRDTIPATELSKTKRYLQLELPSAFETTGQIATRLGDVALYGLPLDYYNHVVDRIGAVTQGEAQQVAEKYIDPSHLTVLIVGDRKTIEGPIRALNIGPIVFRDTNGNPVQ, encoded by the coding sequence ATGAGATATCGTATCCCGAGCACCATCGCAGGAGCGATCCTCGTCGTACTCGCGGCGACCATGCCGGTGATGGCGCAGGCGCCGGTCGATCGCAGCAAGCCGCCGGAGCTTGGTCCTCCCCCGGCGTTGCACATACCGCCTGTCGTGGTGCGTGAGCTTGCGAACGGACTCAAGCTGATGGTTGTAGAGCGCCACAATCTGCCCGTAGCTGATTTCGTTCTCGTGATTCCTTCCGGGGCGACAGCGAATCCGGCGGATCGGGCCGGTGCCGCGGATCTCGTCGCGAACATGCTGACGGAAGGGACGACCAGTCGTAGTGCGCTGCAGATCGCGGATCAAACCGCTTATCTGGGCATCTCGTTGTTCAGCTCGAGCGGATGGGACGCGACGACGGTTCGACTGTCGACACCAACAGCGCAACTGGACAGTGCGCTCGCGTTGTTCGCAGACGTAGCGTTGCACCCGTCGTTCCCACCGACCGAGTTTGCGCGTGTGAAGCAGGAGCGACTGACCGCGCTGCTCCAGTTGAAGGACAGAGGTCCAGCGATAGCGAACCTTGTGTATCCAACGCTTCTGTACGGAAAGGACAATCCTTACGGTCGTTCGGTGGTAGGCACGGATGCGTCGGTGGGTGCAATGACCGTGACGGATCTCAGCACTTTCTACCACCACCATTTCGCTCCGAATGGTGCGACGCTCGTTGCCGTAGGCGATGTAACGCCGGCGGAGGTTGAACAGAAGGTGAGCGCGTTGTTCAGCGGATGGGCGCGCGAGACTGTACCAACTACAGATGTGGGTGCTGGCCTTCCTGCGCTGGCGACGACGATTTATCTGATAGACAAGCCCGGTGCCGCGCAGTCGTCGTTCAGGATCGGCTCCGTGGGGGTGGCGCGGTCTACGGCCGACTACTTCCCGATCCAGGTGATGAACACGGCGCTCGGTGGGTCGTTCACCAGCCGTCTGAACCAGGTGCTGCGTGAGGACAAGGGTTATACGTATGGCGCGTCGTCCAGGTTCGACATGCGGAAGCATGGCGGGCTGTTCGTCGCGTCGGCGGAGATTGTATCGGCGAAGTCGGATTCCGCGCTAGTAGATTTCATGCAGCAATTGAAGGCCATTCGGGATACGATCCCAGCGACGGAGCTGAGCAAGACAAAGCGCTACCTTCAACTGGAGTTGCCGAGCGCGTTCGAAACCACAGGCCAGATCGCGACACGTCTGGGTGACGTCGCGCTATATGGCCTGCCGCTCGACTACTACAATCACGTTGTCGACCGGATCGGCGCGGTTACACAGGGTGAAGCCCAGCAAGTGGCGGAGAAATACATCGACCCGTCGCATCTGACCGTGTTGATTGTGGGAGACAGAAAGACAATCGAAGGGCCAATCAGAGCGCTCAACATCGGACCGATCGTATTTCGTGATACGAATGGCAACCCGGTTCAATAA
- a CDS encoding DUF3857 and transglutaminase domain-containing protein, translated as MAVVALLFATSSPGIAQGIKVPSVAPTPADDSLYRLVVDPATHEGETTHPIADLATVTVESDGRVLKTFRRVIQVLTDAGASQLREQQFGYVPGHQSFDVHWIRVVRPNGSVISAAPTQIQESDVPAPVSTSPIYSDQKVVRMSLSGIAVGTILDVEFTVEERKPVLKDDFAQTYVFTPGVSIGRARLVLDVPSSMKPLIREENLDFKHIMHTSGGRTRYMWSRDTTPKVRPEPFASDSNGVVMRVRIGGPLSWNDVSHWYADLARDRYKATATLSRTVDSLVAGAKTRDDSIRAVHRWVAQDIRYVGIELGIGGYQPRVPETVIATGYGDCKDKATLFVAALTHLGIRAYPVLLSINATARRDLPTPQQFNHEIAAVALSSGGYRFVDLTSSFNAYGELPRSIQGGFGLLVFPDGRNEEVTIPVDAPASDVQTTAITGTLSADGKFEGHYVETAVGSIAAAMRASFASPLDSTQRVNAARTVARKYFSNADGDSLLAFNGKDYAAPARVSVRIINADATTKAGTVELLNNPFASFAKMTTAADDIARLPTRRFPIDASKIVGRLTGISEFRVTLPEGWRARLPVNVTATSVFGSYTATYSQDGRDLLIDRRIVGGTGIYPPSRVDELVTWLRAIGRDDTKFIVLEKPAN; from the coding sequence TTGGCAGTCGTTGCATTACTGTTCGCAACCTCGTCGCCCGGTATCGCGCAGGGCATCAAAGTTCCCTCAGTAGCTCCAACTCCAGCTGACGATTCACTCTATCGTCTCGTGGTCGATCCGGCGACGCACGAAGGCGAGACCACACATCCCATTGCAGATCTGGCGACAGTAACGGTCGAGAGCGATGGGCGGGTTCTCAAGACCTTCCGGCGGGTCATTCAGGTTTTGACGGATGCTGGTGCATCGCAGCTGCGCGAGCAGCAGTTCGGGTACGTCCCGGGGCATCAGAGCTTCGACGTGCACTGGATTCGAGTAGTGCGGCCGAATGGATCCGTCATCAGCGCGGCTCCGACGCAGATTCAGGAGTCCGACGTTCCCGCACCCGTATCGACGTCACCGATCTACAGTGATCAGAAAGTTGTGCGCATGTCTCTTTCCGGCATTGCAGTCGGGACCATTCTAGACGTGGAATTCACGGTCGAGGAGCGCAAGCCAGTATTGAAGGATGACTTTGCGCAGACATACGTATTTACTCCTGGTGTATCGATAGGGAGAGCGCGGTTGGTTCTGGATGTGCCGTCTTCGATGAAGCCTCTGATTCGAGAGGAGAATCTCGATTTCAAGCACATCATGCATACGTCGGGCGGGCGAACGCGGTATATGTGGTCACGTGACACGACGCCAAAGGTGCGGCCGGAGCCCTTTGCCTCCGACTCGAATGGTGTGGTGATGCGCGTTCGTATCGGAGGCCCGCTCAGCTGGAACGACGTATCTCACTGGTACGCGGATCTCGCACGTGACCGGTACAAGGCGACAGCCACACTCAGCAGGACTGTAGACTCTCTTGTAGCCGGCGCAAAGACACGAGATGATTCCATTCGGGCCGTTCACAGGTGGGTCGCTCAGGATATCAGATATGTCGGCATAGAGCTCGGAATTGGCGGCTATCAGCCGCGCGTGCCTGAGACTGTGATAGCCACCGGTTATGGCGACTGCAAGGACAAGGCTACATTGTTCGTTGCCGCACTGACGCATCTGGGCATACGTGCATATCCGGTGTTGTTGAGCATCAATGCAACCGCTCGGCGCGATCTACCGACACCGCAGCAGTTCAATCATGAGATTGCGGCTGTCGCGCTCAGCTCCGGTGGGTATCGGTTCGTAGATCTCACCTCTTCGTTCAACGCGTACGGGGAGCTACCACGCAGCATTCAGGGTGGATTCGGCCTCCTGGTCTTTCCCGATGGGCGGAATGAAGAGGTAACGATACCAGTGGACGCACCCGCATCGGATGTTCAGACTACTGCAATTACCGGAACGTTGTCGGCCGATGGGAAATTCGAAGGCCATTATGTAGAAACGGCTGTAGGGTCGATCGCGGCTGCGATGCGGGCATCGTTCGCATCACCGCTAGATTCCACACAACGAGTGAATGCCGCACGCACAGTTGCGCGCAAGTATTTCTCGAACGCTGATGGAGATTCGCTATTGGCGTTCAATGGGAAGGACTACGCGGCGCCGGCCCGCGTGAGCGTTCGAATCATCAATGCGGACGCGACGACAAAAGCAGGCACGGTAGAGCTGCTGAACAACCCATTCGCCAGTTTTGCGAAAATGACGACGGCCGCTGACGACATTGCGCGGCTTCCGACCCGGCGTTTCCCGATCGACGCGTCGAAGATCGTGGGACGATTGACCGGGATCTCGGAGTTTCGTGTGACACTTCCTGAAGGCTGGCGCGCTCGGCTTCCAGTCAATGTGACGGCGACGAGTGTATTCGGCAGCTATACGGCGACATACTCTCAGGATGGCCGCGATCTACTCATCGATCGCCGCATCGTCGGCGGGACGGGGATATACCCGCCGAGTCGCGTGGATGAACTTGTAACTTGGTTGCGCGCGATTGGTCGTGATGATACCAAGTTCATCGTCCTGGAAAAGCCGGCGAACTGA
- a CDS encoding pitrilysin family protein, translating to MATAAAVVFAATGGAQSIPRIPFEKYTLPNGLEVILHQDHTTPMIAVDTWYHVGSGDEKPGHTGFAHLFEHLMFMGSQHVPTGQFDQLLEGAGANNNGSTTEDRTNYYETMPSNALPLALYLDSDRMGFLLPALDSAKVDLQRDVVKNERRQRVDNVPYGKSDETILAALYPKGHPYSWPVIGSMADLSAATLADVKNFFRTYYAPNNATLVIAGDFNIDSAKALVKHYFGDIPRGPQIPSRPSPAPVVIPRDTFLVLQDRVQLPRVYYTWPSVKNFAHDDAALNVLASVLAEGKNSRLYKRLVYDMQIAQDVNAYQNGEHLAGYFQIIVTPRKGIAPARIDSLVREELVKLQKDGITARELARVQNSTRSDFLRSLATDLGKAELLNQYNYFVGDPDYVQRDAARYDAVTRADVQRVARMYLGKPKVVLTVVPDGMTALMVKGGGGSR from the coding sequence GTGGCTACCGCCGCCGCAGTGGTGTTTGCTGCGACGGGTGGTGCGCAGTCCATACCGCGCATTCCATTCGAGAAGTACACGCTGCCAAACGGGTTGGAGGTGATCCTTCATCAGGATCACACGACGCCGATGATAGCGGTGGATACGTGGTATCATGTCGGTTCGGGGGACGAGAAGCCAGGTCATACAGGGTTCGCACATCTCTTCGAGCATCTGATGTTCATGGGGTCGCAGCACGTGCCTACCGGACAGTTCGACCAGCTTCTGGAAGGTGCGGGCGCGAACAACAACGGCTCGACCACAGAGGATCGTACGAACTATTACGAAACGATGCCGTCGAACGCACTCCCCCTGGCGCTGTATCTCGATAGCGATCGAATGGGCTTCCTGCTTCCGGCTCTGGACAGCGCGAAGGTGGATTTGCAGAGGGACGTGGTGAAGAATGAACGCCGCCAACGTGTGGACAACGTGCCGTACGGAAAGTCGGACGAAACGATTCTGGCAGCGTTGTATCCGAAAGGCCATCCGTATTCGTGGCCTGTGATCGGGTCGATGGCGGATCTCTCTGCGGCGACGCTCGCGGACGTCAAGAATTTCTTCAGGACGTATTACGCACCGAACAACGCGACACTGGTTATCGCCGGGGATTTCAACATCGATTCGGCGAAGGCGTTGGTGAAGCATTACTTCGGTGACATCCCGCGTGGTCCACAGATTCCGTCGAGGCCATCGCCGGCACCGGTTGTGATCCCGCGTGACACATTTCTGGTGTTGCAGGACAGGGTTCAGCTCCCACGGGTGTACTATACCTGGCCGTCGGTGAAAAACTTCGCGCACGATGACGCGGCGCTGAACGTGCTTGCCTCGGTACTAGCTGAGGGCAAGAACTCGCGGCTGTACAAGCGGCTCGTTTACGACATGCAGATCGCCCAGGATGTGAATGCATATCAGAACGGCGAGCATCTGGCGGGTTACTTCCAGATCATCGTGACACCGAGAAAGGGAATTGCACCGGCCAGAATCGACTCGCTGGTTCGTGAGGAGCTCGTCAAGCTGCAAAAGGACGGAATAACCGCGCGCGAACTGGCGCGTGTGCAGAACTCCACGCGGTCCGATTTTCTCAGATCGCTTGCCACGGATCTCGGCAAAGCCGAGCTGTTGAATCAGTACAATTACTTCGTGGGAGATCCGGACTATGTGCAACGTGATGCAGCCAGATATGACGCTGTGACCAGAGCTGACGTTCAACGTGTTGCACGGATGTACCTCGGCAAGCCGAAAGTCGTGTTGACGGTTGTGCCAGACGGGATGACAGCACTGATGGTCAAGGGAGGGGGAGGGTCCAGATGA
- a CDS encoding putative metal-dependent hydrolase: MIQDMRYPIGRFKYDGDSSREAIDRSIADIARLPALLRASVDGLSTDQLNTPYREGGWTVREVVHHVPDSHMNAYVRCKLALTEQSPLVKPYDEAAWSRLGDVKAVPIDVSLVLLEALHTRWVALLESLSDADFERSYVHPEQQRQVPLREVVALYAWHGRHHTAHISSLRERNGWA, translated from the coding sequence ATGATTCAGGATATGCGGTACCCGATCGGACGATTCAAGTATGACGGTGACTCGTCCCGTGAAGCAATCGATCGCTCGATTGCCGACATCGCCCGATTGCCGGCTCTGCTGCGCGCATCAGTCGATGGATTGAGTACCGATCAACTGAATACGCCATATCGTGAAGGAGGCTGGACGGTAAGGGAAGTGGTGCATCACGTTCCCGACAGCCACATGAACGCATACGTACGCTGCAAGCTTGCTCTGACCGAGCAATCACCGTTGGTGAAACCGTATGACGAAGCTGCCTGGTCCAGGCTTGGCGACGTAAAAGCTGTGCCGATAGACGTATCGCTGGTACTTCTCGAAGCTCTTCACACCAGATGGGTAGCGCTATTAGAGTCCTTGTCAGATGCCGACTTCGAGCGCAGCTACGTTCATCCTGAGCAGCAGCGCCAGGTGCCACTGCGAGAAGTTGTAGCGTTGTATGCATGGCATGGCCGGCATCATACGGCACACATATCGTCATTGCGTGAGCGAAACGGGTGGGCCTGA